The nucleotide sequence ATCGCCCCTGGCCATTCCAATTTTGGCGGGACCGGGAACCATTGTAACGGGGATGAACTTTGTTTCTAACGCCGGATACCTTAAGATCGGGATGGTCATAATGATTTTCGGCCTCTTGTGCTGGATGACCTATATCTCGTTTATGCTAAGTGAACTCTTCATCAAAAAAATCGGTCATAACGTAATATCGGTAATCGGGAAAATCATGGGATTGATTATCGCCATCATAGGAACCGACATGATCATACAGGGGATCAAAATATCCTTCACCCTATCTAATTAACCCAAGCCCAGTAAAAATTTAGATATATGAATATCAAGGAAAACAAGAAAAATGCCATTGCCTTTTACCGAATGGCCTACGAAGGCAACCCCAAGGCGGCCATCGAAAAGTATTGTGGTGGGACCTATATTCAACACAACCCCCATGTGGCCAATGGCCCGAAAGGCTTTGTCGATTATTTTGAAAGAATGCAAAGGGAATACCCCGAAAAGTCCATTAAATTCGTGCGGGCCGTTGCCGAGGGCGATTTAGTAGCCCTGCACACGCACCAAATCTGGCCGGATAACGACCAATATATCACCATGGATTTTTTCCGCTTTGACACTAAGGGGAAAATCTGCGAACACTGGGATTCCATTCAACAAATCCCAAAAACATCGGCAAACCCAAATACCATGTATTGATCGCCCCTTCTATATTTTAAGATCACTTTAAGAAAAACGACGATGTTCGCATCCAATATATGCTTAGTTTTATCATCTTTAAAGTTGACAAATCACTCGCTATGACTATTGAACTTCTACACAAATACGATCTCAACGACGCCATTCAGTTACAGATAAAAAATCTATATAAACAACTGAACGACAAGAACGAACAGCGACCTTTGCATCAAATACTTCAAGATGACAACCAAGTTATCTTTGTGGTTTGCAAAGAAGAAGGGCAAATCGTCGGTATGGCCTTATTGGCCACCTATAAAGTGATTTCAGGTTATCGGGGACTGGTGGAAGATGTCGTCGTCGATGCCGACTATCGAGGTAAGGGAATCGGTAGAAAACTAATGGAGAAACTCTTGCAAGAGGCCCAACACAAGAACATAGATGATATCCTTTTATTTTCGGGCCACCATAGAACCAAGGCGATTGCCCTGTACAAAAGCCTAGGGTTTACCCTGCGTGAAAGCGGGGTCTACAATCTGAAAGTACCGAGGCCATAAAGCGGACCTAGACCTTCTTTACATGGCGTAACTGACTTTTGAGTTCGTCCATAGACTCTTTCAGTTGTTTTAAAAGCCCTTTCTCCGTAGTGGCGTCTTCCCCAAAGGTGATCCTGCTACTTACCTGCCAAATTTCCTGTATTTGATACGGTTTGATTTCATAGGGCGGATAGGTCTCGTTCAATGAAACCAAGGTAATGTTGTTCGAATTCGGGCGCTTTTCCACTTTTTTGACCAATACCGCATCTTCTAGAACCACCACGTACATTTTGTTGGGACTCACATCGTCGATATGCTCTACGGCCCTGGCCAAGACCCATTCGCCCGGTTTTAGGTTTGGGAGCATACTATCCCCTTCTACTTGAAACCCGCGATAGGTAGCATTCCTGAATTCCGGTATGGGAAGGTCGAAGGCCGGCAACTGTTCGTACCAGCTTGTATCCTGAATGTTTTGCGGATAGCCCGCCGCTGCCTTGGCATTCACCAAGACCATATTTTCGTTTCCGGAGTTATCGACCGTTACGACTTTTGGAATAACGCTGGTCTTCGAAGTCTCCAAGTACTGATTGTCGCTACTTCCAAAAAGCCACAAGGGATTGATCTTAAACTGCTTCAGCAGCTCCATTACCACTTTTCCCGAAAGTTTGGTCCTCCCCCTTTCAATATCGGCCGTAGTACTCGACAGGCCTAATAATTTTGCAAATTCGGCTTGGGTATAGCCTAAGTCTCGGCGTACCTCGATAAATCGTTTTAATGTGATTTCATTTTCCATAGAACTCTTGCATTGGGTCTCTTGTTCAAAACTGTCGAGGGCTTGAAGTTTCCACTACCCTTTCATTTTCAAATATACACATTTTGGAATATATCCAAAATAATATTTGGATTATATCCATAATATGGATTTTTTCCATAATTTTGGAATAAATACAAAATACGCCTATGTCCTTGTCATTTGATAGAATAAAGGAAAAACTGAACATCTTGGCAGACGCCGCCAAGTACGACGTTTCGTGCTCAAGCAGTGGAAGTGTTCGCAAGAACGATACCAATGGCCTGGGCGACAGTAGCGGTATGGGCATCTGCCATAGCTATACCGAAGACGGCAGGTGCGTCTCCTTGCTCAAGATCCTCTTGACCAACCACTGCATCTTTGACTGTGCCTATTGTGTAACCCGCAAGAGTAACGACGTGCAACGGGCGGCATTCAAGATCCAAGAGGTAGTAGACCTGACCATCAATTTTTATCGTCGCAACTATATCGAAGGCCTATTTCTCAGCTCGGGTATTTTCAAAAGTCCCGATTACACCATGGAGCGCCTAGTGGCCGTTGCCAAAAAGCTCCGATTGGAAGAGAATTTCAACGGCTACATCCACCTAAAGTCCATTCCCGGGGCAAGTGACGAGCTGATGCGCGAAGCGGGACTCTACGCCGACCGATTGTCGGTCAACATCGAGGTACCCACAATTTCAGGGCTCAAACTTTTGGCCCCCGATAAAAAACACGAAGATTTTACCAAGCCTATGCTAAAGGTGAAAAACGAAATCATTCAATATAAATCGGAGAAAAAAATCATCAAAAGCACCCCCAAATATGCCCCTGCCGGGCAAAGCACCCAAATGATCGTAGGCGCAACCGGGGAATCGGACAAAGATATTATGTACTCGGCCACACACTATTATAAAACCTACCACATGAAGCGGGTCTATTATTCGGGCTATGTACCGGTAGCAGACGATAGCCGATTACCTGCCATTGGAACCCAAGTACCCATGCTCAGGGAAAATAGACTCTACCAGACCGATTGGCTCTTGCGCTTCTACGGCTTTGGGGTTCAAGAACTTTTGAACAATGACCACCCCAACTTGGATATGGACGTAGACCCTAAATTAGGCTGGGCCCTTCGGAACATGCAATACTTCCCCGTTGACATCAACAAAGCCGATAAAAGCGTATTGGCGCGTATACCGGGCCTCGGTATGAAAAGCGTTCATAAAATCATTAGCGCCCGGCGCTTTAGAAAACTCAACTGGGAGCACCTTAAAAAAATCGGCGTGGCCTTGAACCGGGCCAAGTATTTCATTGTCTGTGATTCCAGCAAATGGGAACATAGGGATATGGAAGGCCCCAAGATAAAGGGATTGATCCTTCAAAATTCGACAGGAAAGTTTAGAAAGGAATACAGTAACCAATTGCAATTGTTTTAATGGAATGCACATAGCCTAAAGTAGTAACCGAAAAAACATGTATTATGAATTCGACTAAGACCCTTATTTACGACGGTAGTTTCAACGGATTTCTTACGGCCATTTTTGTGGCCTTTGAAGAAAAGGCAGTGGTGTCCGACATTCAGAAACACTCGGTCTGCCAAAACGGACTATTCTCGGAAACGGAAACCATTCTTACCCAAATGGACAAGGCCAAAAGGGTCTGGAACGGAATTCACAAGAAGAGCCACAGCGCCATAAAGGATATCTACTTTGCATTTTTGAGCGAGCACAAAGGCATTGAGATGTTGCTCTACCGCTTTATTCGGAAAATGTTCGCCTCCAATACTTCCATTGCCTCCGATTACTCGGACGGCCTAGTACTAAAAATCAGTCAACTCGCTCGCTCCGTGGGTCGTGAAAAGCATCGTATGGAAGCCTTTGTAAGATTTCAATTGACCAAGGACGAAATCTATTTCGCCAACATAGAGCCCGATTTCAATGTGCTTCCCCTCATTTCGAAACACTTTCGCTCAAGATATGCCGACCAGCAATGGCTGATTTACGATGTCAAACGAAAATACGGAATTTTTTACGATCTGAACCAAGTAGAAATCGTATCCCTAGACCTTGAAGACATCCATACCAACAGCATAAATAAAAGGGCCCATTTCACCGATGGGGAATACAACTATCAAGACCTTTGGAACAATTACTTTAAAAGCACCAATATAAAATCGCGCATCAATTTAAAGCTTCACAAACAACATGTACCCAAGCGGTATTGGAAATATTTAAGCGAAAAAAAGGCGGTATAGGCCCATTGCTTAGCAGACGCTTCGGGAATACCTCGCCAAGAGAGGGCTTTTATCGCATTAAATGTGCGCCCATATCGTTCGAAACACCTTTTATTTAGGGTGTTGGCCCTAATTACCTTAACATAGATATAAGTAAAGGTCGCTTCTTTCTTAAGGGTCAAAAACGTACCTTTGCCACTTTGCTATAGAAAATGATAAATTACGAAGAAAATATCGAGGTTCAGGGCGCCCGTGTCCATAACCTTAAAAATATAGATGTTACCATACCCCGGGAAAAGCTGGTGGTTATAACCGGACTTTCAGGAAGTGGAAAATCTTCCCTTGCCTTCGACACGATCTATGCCGAAGGCCAACGTCGTTACATCGAAACCTTCTCGGCCTATGCCCGTCAGTTTTTAGGGGGATTGGAGCGACCCGATGTAGACAAGATCGATGGGCTATCACCCGTAATCGCCATAGAACAGAAGACCACTTCCAAATCACCGCGTTCGACCGTGGGCACCATTACGGAAATATACGATTTTCTCCGCTTGCTTTTTGCCCGTGCCGGCGATGCCTATAGTTACAATACGGGCGAAAAAATGGTAAGTTATAGTGATGACCAGATCAAGGAACTTATCAAGAAAGACTATAACGGAAAAAAGATAAACGTACTCGCCCCGGTCATCAAATCAAGAAAAGGACATTATCGCGAGCTTTTTGAGCAAATTGCCAAACAAGGCTTCGTAAAAGTTCGGATCGATGGCGAAGTGAAGGATATCGTCAAGGGCATGAAAGTAGACCGCTACAAGACCCACGACATTGAAATCGTTATCGACCGCCTTAAGGTTTCCGATACGGAAGACATGGACAAACGTCTTTCCGAAACCATAAATACCGCCATGTACAGTGGAGAAAACGTACTTATGGTCTTGGAGGAAGGGCAGACCGTGGCGCGGTATTTTAGCCGAGACCTGATGTGTCCCACTACGGGCATCTCCTACCCTGTACCCGAACCCAATACCTTTTCCTTTAATTCGCCCAAGGGCATGTGCCCCAATTGTAACGGGTTGGGCCATGTGTACGAAGTAAACGAAAAGAAGATATTTCCCAATAAAAAATTATCCGTAAAATCCGGGGGAATCGCTCCCTTAGGTGAGTATAAAAAATCGTGGGCGTTCAAACAGATAGAGACCATTGGCCAACGCTACAACTTTGAGCTCACCGATCCTATCTCCAGCATTTCGGAAGAAGCCATCGATGTATTGCTCAATGGCGGACACGAAACCT is from Zobellia galactanivorans and encodes:
- a CDS encoding nuclear transport factor 2 family protein — protein: MNIKENKKNAIAFYRMAYEGNPKAAIEKYCGGTYIQHNPHVANGPKGFVDYFERMQREYPEKSIKFVRAVAEGDLVALHTHQIWPDNDQYITMDFFRFDTKGKICEHWDSIQQIPKTSANPNTMY
- a CDS encoding XRE family transcriptional regulator, with the protein product MENEITLKRFIEVRRDLGYTQAEFAKLLGLSSTTADIERGRTKLSGKVVMELLKQFKINPLWLFGSSDNQYLETSKTSVIPKVVTVDNSGNENMVLVNAKAAAGYPQNIQDTSWYEQLPAFDLPIPEFRNATYRGFQVEGDSMLPNLKPGEWVLARAVEHIDDVSPNKMYVVVLEDAVLVKKVEKRPNSNNITLVSLNETYPPYEIKPYQIQEIWQVSSRITFGEDATTEKGLLKQLKESMDELKSQLRHVKKV
- a CDS encoding TIGR03915 family putative DNA repair protein, producing MNSTKTLIYDGSFNGFLTAIFVAFEEKAVVSDIQKHSVCQNGLFSETETILTQMDKAKRVWNGIHKKSHSAIKDIYFAFLSEHKGIEMLLYRFIRKMFASNTSIASDYSDGLVLKISQLARSVGREKHRMEAFVRFQLTKDEIYFANIEPDFNVLPLISKHFRSRYADQQWLIYDVKRKYGIFYDLNQVEIVSLDLEDIHTNSINKRAHFTDGEYNYQDLWNNYFKSTNIKSRINLKLHKQHVPKRYWKYLSEKKAV
- a CDS encoding putative DNA modification/repair radical SAM protein gives rise to the protein MSFDRIKEKLNILADAAKYDVSCSSSGSVRKNDTNGLGDSSGMGICHSYTEDGRCVSLLKILLTNHCIFDCAYCVTRKSNDVQRAAFKIQEVVDLTINFYRRNYIEGLFLSSGIFKSPDYTMERLVAVAKKLRLEENFNGYIHLKSIPGASDELMREAGLYADRLSVNIEVPTISGLKLLAPDKKHEDFTKPMLKVKNEIIQYKSEKKIIKSTPKYAPAGQSTQMIVGATGESDKDIMYSATHYYKTYHMKRVYYSGYVPVADDSRLPAIGTQVPMLRENRLYQTDWLLRFYGFGVQELLNNDHPNLDMDVDPKLGWALRNMQYFPVDINKADKSVLARIPGLGMKSVHKIISARRFRKLNWEHLKKIGVALNRAKYFIVCDSSKWEHRDMEGPKIKGLILQNSTGKFRKEYSNQLQLF
- a CDS encoding GNAT family N-acetyltransferase, giving the protein MTIELLHKYDLNDAIQLQIKNLYKQLNDKNEQRPLHQILQDDNQVIFVVCKEEGQIVGMALLATYKVISGYRGLVEDVVVDADYRGKGIGRKLMEKLLQEAQHKNIDDILLFSGHHRTKAIALYKSLGFTLRESGVYNLKVPRP